GCCCGACTTGAGCGAGAAGGTGCTGCCGTGCTTCCAGCACTCGATCTCGCAGTCGTCGGCCAGCACCTCGCCCTCGGCCAGCGAGAAGTCGGCATGGCTGCACCGGTCGCCGATGGCGTAGAAGTCGTCGCCGATGCGCACGAGGGCGATGCGGCGGTCACCGACGTCGAAGCGGCGGGCCTCGCCGGGCGCCAGGTCGTCGGCGGCGCAGAGGCGCACGGTGGTGCTCATCCGCTCTCCCTGCCCAGCTTGGCGGCCACCGCCGCCCGCAACAGCGGTCGCAGCGAGGGCACGGGGGCGTGGCGGTGGGCGATGACGTCGTCGAAGAACCCGAGCACGATGAGGCGCTCGGCCACCTCCGGGGGCACGCCCCGCGCCTCGAGGTAGTACCGCTGGTCCTCGTCGACCGGCCCAACGGCCGAGGCGTGGGTGCAGCGCACGTCGTTCTCCTCGATCTCCAGGTTGGGCACCGAGTCGGCCCGGGCCCCGGCGTCGAGGACGAGGTTGCGGTTGGTCTGCTCGGCGTCGGTGCCCGCCGCCCCCTTGCGGACGCGGATGAGTCCCGAGTACACGGCGTGCGACTCGTCCTCCACCGCCCCCTTGAACAGCAGCTTGCTCGTGGTGCGGGGGGCCACGTGGTCCTGGAGGGTGCGGAAGTCGTGCATCTGGTCGCCGTCGCCGAAGTAGGCGGCCAGGAGGTTGCTCGTGGCGCCCCTGCCGCTGAGCTCGGACTCGGTGCGCACACGGGCGTAGCCGCCGCCCAGGGCCACGATGCTCGACGTGAGGGTGCCGTCGGCCCCAACCCGGCTGGCGTGGTACCCAAGCTGCCACGCCTCGCGAGCCAGCTCCTGGACGGCGAGGTAGCCGACGTGGGCGTTGTCGCCGACGTCGAGCTCCACCACCGGCGCCACGAGGGCGGGCGTCCCGGGCGGCGACCCGGTGTGGTCGAGCACGGTGACCTGGGCCGACTCGCCGGCGGAGACGATCAGCCGCGGGAACACCGCGGGAGCGGTGCCGACAGCGGGGCTGGTGCCGCCGTCGATCCACTGGAGCACGACGACCGGGTGCGGGACAACGACCCCGCGCGGCACCTGCACCACCAGGGCGTCGGCCAGGAAGGCGGTGCTCAGGCTGACGAAGGCGTCGACGGGGCGGGCCACCGAACCGAGCAGATCCGCGCCGGCTTCCGTGTCGGCCAGCGGGCCGACGTAGACGCCCCGGGCGGCGACCGCCGGGTCGACCGATGCGGCCGCCACGCGGCCGTTGCGCACGACGACCAGCGCCGAGCGCTCGCCCACCGCCTCGAGCAGGGCGGCCAGCTCGTCGGGCACGCCGGCTCCGGGCGCGGTTCCGCCGGCCGGCGCGTACGCGTCGAGGTCGAGGGCGCCGATGCGGCTGTAGCGCCACACCTCCTCGGCCTCGGTGGGCAGCGGGGAGGACGAGTAGCGCTCGAACGCCTCGGCCCGGCGCGCCCCCAGCCAGGACGGCCCCGGAAGGGCGGCACAAGCATCTGCGGTGAACGTGCTCAGGGGGTACCTCTCGCGAAAAACGGGCCTGTCCGGCCCCGGTGGGCCATCCTACTGCCGGGTCGTCGAAAGGGTGAAGCGGCCGGTGGCGCAGTCGGCCACGCTGCCGCCCACCCGGATGGCGCCACCGGCGGCGTGCACCTCGATGCGGGACGGCCTGCCGATCTCGAGCCCTTGGAGGATCGTCACGTCGACGTCGGTGCCCCAGTGGCGCAGGGCGAACGCGCCGATCGGGCCCGCCGCCGCGCCGGTGCCGGGGTCTTCGGGGATCCCCTCGGCCGGGGCGAACACCCGCACGTGGAGGGTGCGGTCGTCGCGCCGGCGGACGACGGCCAGCGTCGACGCGCCGGCCCGGCGGGTTACGGCGGCCACCCGTGCCGGATCAGGGTCGAGGCCGTCGATGGCCGACTCGGTGGCGACGAGCAGGTGGCGCATGCCGGCGGCCTCGGCCAGCGCCGCGCCCTCGGCGCCGGCCAGCCCCACCGCGGCGACGGCCGCGCCCGGGTCGACGGACGACAGCACGGGGTCGGGTTGGGTCATCACGGCGCCGCGCCGGTCCGCCTCGACCACGACCGTGGCACCCGCCGTGGTCTGGGTCCACCGGCCGGGCCCGAGGGCCCACGCCGTGCCGAGCGAGGGGTGACCGGCGAACGGCAGCTCCGACTCGGGCGTGAAGATGCGCATGTCGTAGGCCT
This Acidimicrobiales bacterium DNA region includes the following protein-coding sequences:
- a CDS encoding PhzF family phenazine biosynthesis protein, whose amino-acid sequence is MTVELAYRIVDVFTDRPLAGNALCVVLDPTPDAVQQAIAREVNLSETTFPVVTGDQAYDMRIFTPESELPFAGHPSLGTAWALGPGRWTQTTAGATVVVEADRRGAVMTQPDPVLSSVDPGAAVAAVGLAGAEGAALAEAAGMRHLLVATESAIDGLDPDPARVAAVTRRAGASTLAVVRRRDDRTLHVRVFAPAEGIPEDPGTGAAAGPIGAFALRHWGTDVDVTILQGLEIGRPSRIEVHAAGGAIRVGGSVADCATGRFTLSTTRQ
- a CDS encoding non-heme iron oxygenase ferredoxin subunit, producing the protein MSTTVRLCAADDLAPGEARRFDVGDRRIALVRIGDDFYAIGDRCSHADFSLAEGEVLADDCEIECWKHGSTFSLKSGEPQSLPATKPVPVYDVVRTGPDVFVRIP
- a CDS encoding SufD family Fe-S cluster assembly protein, whose product is MSTFTADACAALPGPSWLGARRAEAFERYSSSPLPTEAEEVWRYSRIGALDLDAYAPAGGTAPGAGVPDELAALLEAVGERSALVVVRNGRVAAASVDPAVAARGVYVGPLADTEAGADLLGSVARPVDAFVSLSTAFLADALVVQVPRGVVVPHPVVVLQWIDGGTSPAVGTAPAVFPRLIVSAGESAQVTVLDHTGSPPGTPALVAPVVELDVGDNAHVGYLAVQELAREAWQLGYHASRVGADGTLTSSIVALGGGYARVRTESELSGRGATSNLLAAYFGDGDQMHDFRTLQDHVAPRTTSKLLFKGAVEDESHAVYSGLIRVRKGAAGTDAEQTNRNLVLDAGARADSVPNLEIEENDVRCTHASAVGPVDEDQRYYLEARGVPPEVAERLIVLGFFDDVIAHRHAPVPSLRPLLRAAVAAKLGRESG